One genomic window of Solanum dulcamara chromosome 10, daSolDulc1.2, whole genome shotgun sequence includes the following:
- the LOC129870315 gene encoding uncharacterized protein LOC129870315, whose amino-acid sequence MSRGTDRLLKNLKQFTDLQYKYFTSRYGQQLIDIFEFPIKLVLSPITLAYDIAGSAPRGFGVPEFISKLSYSTIFVVATLGTYDIAMELGKKVISQRDCRTCSGWQALQCTMCKGSGKVHYQVKNYTLKRGEKATAESIADAIADNRAELVHLPSTVDLHLPLPSKDCPSCDGSGVMKCPECKDKLQIRISADDIMEPPWKAYNIMRKMDYPYEHIVDSMKDPSIAAFWLLTLPQIVGGFEYDDDVKKKIWWQYKESMQYDQLRDVVAKRKPGWEYLQEALVSIDPVRAREDPVIVKNIPYFKAKKALEAEVMKLDPPPRPQNWGELKLPLNASSWSEKDLKDPKKLYEMTVLLNAQREISEKMLDAQWEAKWREEKLNKMLEEKVRPYIQNIDNTVLPQPIVMESERNQDQKKKHGRRRWWLF is encoded by the exons ATGTCTCGAGGTACCGATCGGTTACTAAAGAATTTGAAGCAATTCACTGACCTTCAGTACAAATACTTCACTAGCCGCTATGGACAGCAACTCATTGACATATTCGAATTTCCAATAAAGCTTGTTCTCTCACCTATTACGCTTGCTTATGACATCGCCGGCTCCGCCCCGAGGGGTTTTGGTGTACCTGAATTCATCTCTAAGCTGTCTTATTCTACCATCTTT GTGGTGGCTACTCTGGGTACTTATGACATTGCAATGGAGCTAGGAAAGAAGGTGATCAGCCAGAG GGACTGCCGGACATGCAGTGGATGGCAGGCATTGCAATGCACAATGTGCAAAGGTTCAGGCAAGGTGCATTACCAAGTGAAAAACTATACATTGAAAAG GGGAGAAAAGGCAACAGCTGAATCCATTGCTGATGCGATAGCTGATAACAGAGCTGAGTTGGTGCACCTTCCTTCCACAGTGGACCTTCACTTGCCACTGCCATCTAAAGATTGCCCCAGTTGTGATGGATCG GGTGTGATGAAATGCCCGGAATGCAAAGACAAGCTGCAAATAAGGATATCTGCAGATGAT ATTATGGAGCCTCCTTGGAAAGCTTATAATATCATGAGAAAGATGGATTATCCTTACGAG CATATTGTTGATAGTATGAAGGACCCCAGCATTGCTGCATTTTGGTTGCTTACCTTGCCTCAGATTGTGGGTGGATTtgaatatgatgatgatgtcaaGAAGAAGATTTGGTGGCAATACAAG GAATCTATGCAATATGATCAACTTCGAGATGTGGTGGCCAAGAGAAAACCTGGATGGGAGTATTTGCAAGAA GCCTTGGTCTCTATTGATCCAGTCCGAGCTAGGGAAGATCCTGTTATTGTGAAGAACATCCCTTACTTCAAGGCCAAGAAAGCTCTGGAGGCAGAAGTCATGAAGCTTGACCCTCCGCCACGTCCTCAAAATTGGGGG GAGTTGAAACTTCCATTAAACGCATCTTCTTGGAGTGAAAAGGACCTGAAAGACCCCAAAAAACTCTATGAGATGACAGTTCTTCTTAATGCACAGAGAGAAATTTCTGAAAAGATGCTGGATGCTCAGTGGGAAGCGAAGTGGAGAGAAGAAAAG CTTAACAAAATGTTGGAGGAGAAGGTCCGACCATACATTCAGAATATCGACAATACTGTACTTCCTCAACCTATTGTTATGGAATCAGAAAGGAATCAGGATCAAAAG AAAAAGCATGGACGAAGGAGATGGTGGTTGTTCTGA
- the LOC129871075 gene encoding protein RALF-like 22 → MATRSRLAVLLLLTTLAMAMVAESSFSHLDSTTIAFVQGSNDNIEHVGDMLYEDEEMMMPSESARRTLNTHDHIAYRAMRANQIPCNQRGASYYHCNRMSKINPYRRGCQRITNCARRNS, encoded by the coding sequence ATGGCGACTAGGTCAAGATTGGCGGTCTTGCTCCTGTTGACAACCCTAGCTATGGCCATGGTAGCAGAGTCGTCGTTCTCACACTTGGACTCTACCACCATAGCCTTTGTCCAAGGGAGCAATGACAATATTGAACATGTTGGAGACATGTTGTACGAGGATGAAGAGATGATGATGCCATCCGAATCAGCTCGGAGAACACTCAACACACACGATCACATCGCGTATAGAGCGATGAGGGCGAATCAAATCCCATGCAACCAACGCGGTGCATCTTATTACCACTGCAACCGCATGTCGAAGATTAATCCTTATAGACGTGGTTGTCAAAGAATAACTAATTGTGCGCGCAGAAATAGTTAA
- the LOC129871185 gene encoding early nodulin-like protein 2 — protein MPMALPRHVVVLLLLACLFTSSYSYQFTVGGKDGWVPNPSVSYNTWSQHMRFQINDSVLFKYKQGADSVLEVSKDDYEKCNTGNPIKKMEDGNSISTLDRSGPFYFISGNKDNCDKGQKLQIVVISVRNQGKPPKTPAPVAAPPSTPTTPSPTGSPPSPPSGGSSPAASPPKGSSTPGTPSAPSANSPAAAPPTGSSTPGASSPNGAPISTPTGKSPVSSPTPAGSTASPPSPPTMTPAISPVANGPSTNTPGSSSPAAGGPAGSMSPAGGPSAGALAPAGGPSAGALAPAGGPSAGSLAPAGGPSAGALAPAGGPAPGGAALGPGGNTPADINSPAGSPGNPKSFAVKAFTPSVVLVSAVSLVLTLAFGEFTILP, from the exons ATGCCCATGGCTCTACCGAGACATGTTGTAGTGTTACTTCTTTTGGCTTGTTTGTTTACATCTTCATATTCTTACCAATTCACAGTTGGTGGCAAAGATGGTTGGGTCCCTAACCCTTCTGTAAGTTACAACACTTGGTCTCAACATATGAGATTCCAAATCAATGACTCTGTTT TGTTCAAGTATAAGCAAGGAGCAGATTCTGTGTTGGAGGTGAGCAAGGATGATTATGAAAAGTGCAACACAGGCAATCCAATCAAGAAGATGGAGGATGGAAACTCCATTTCCACGTTGGATCGTTCTGGTCCTTTCTACTTCATAAGTGGCAACAAAGATAACTGTGACAAAGGCCAAAAGTTGCAAATCGTTGTAATCTCTGTTAGGAACCAAGGTAAACCACCTAAAACTCCGGCACCAGTGGCTGCTCCGCCTAGTACACCTACTACACCATCACCCACGGGCTCACCACCATCTCCTCCTTCCGGAG GCTCCTCTCCGGCAGCTTCTCCGCCTAAAGGATCGTCGACACCTGGTACTCCATCGGCACCTTCCGCCAACTCTCCGGCAGCTGCTCCGCCTACAGGATCATCCACACCCGGTGCATCATCACCTAATGGGGCACCAATATCTACTCCAACAG GTAAATCACCAGTATCATCACCTACACCTGCTGGTTCAACCGCATCTCCTCCATCTCCTCCGACCATGACTCCGGCAATTTCCCCGGTTGCAAATGGACCGTCAACTAATACTCCAGGTTCTTCTTCACCGGCGGCAGGCGGACCAGCTGGAAGTATGTCACCGGCAGGAGGACCATCTGCAGGTGCATTAGCGCCAGCAGGCGGACCTTCGGCAGGTGCATTAGCACCGGCAGGAGGACCATCTGCAGGTTCATTAGCACCAGCAGGCGGACCTTCGGCAGGTGCATTAGCACCGGCAGGAGGACCAGCGCCGGGAGGTGCTGCTTTGGGTCCCGGCGGCAATACTCCGGCGGACATTAATTCGCCAGCTGGATCACCAGGAAACCCCAAATCTTTTGCAGTAAAGGCATTTACTCCATCAGTTGTCCTTGTGTCAGCCGTTTCACTCGTTTTGACTCTGGCTTTTGGAgaatttactattttaccttag